One window of Buchnera aphidicola (Rhopalosiphum padi) genomic DNA carries:
- the murJ gene encoding murein biosynthesis integral membrane protein MurJ, producing the protein MNILKSLISVSVMTLISRALGFFRDLLIAHMFGASIFTDAFFIAFKIPNLLRRIFAEGAFSQSFVPTLIKYKLKKDEQYIQEFVKSTCGLIILILTVIVILGIIFSDYLIIISAPGFSESPEKLQLSCTLLRIMFPYILFISLSSLCSSVLNSYNCFFIPSFSPSLLNISIILFSFFFNTYFEPSIIALAWSVVIGGIFQLFYQFPYLYKINMLVFPNISFKNIGLLKVLRKMGPAFLGSCANQISLILNTIFSSLLNSGSISWLYYADRLIEFPIGIIGVSLSTILFTYFSSSYSNNNKSEYKKLLNWGIRLGLILSLPISVILFIFSKPLVIILFQYGKFTDFDVLMTQKALELYSFGLVSFILVKILVSSFYAYQEVSVPMRISILTLFLTQLMNPCLIFYFQHSGLALSCSIASWINFFLLYRKLYQKKIVDFKLNDFIFICRLLVAILVMTFFLIFMLYFIPSWKVGSFFDKIMRLFTILLISGIVYLITLYFLGIRLLHYSHKLFQKN; encoded by the coding sequence ATGAATATTCTAAAGTCTTTAATATCAGTAAGTGTAATGACATTAATATCACGTGCATTAGGTTTTTTTCGTGATCTTTTAATTGCTCATATGTTTGGAGCTTCTATATTTACTGATGCTTTTTTTATAGCTTTTAAAATTCCTAATCTATTACGTCGAATTTTTGCTGAAGGAGCATTTTCTCAATCTTTTGTTCCTACTTTAATAAAGTATAAATTAAAAAAAGATGAACAGTATATACAAGAATTTGTTAAGTCTACATGCGGTTTAATTATATTAATTTTAACTGTTATTGTAATTTTAGGAATAATTTTTTCTGATTATCTTATTATAATTAGTGCCCCAGGATTTTCCGAATCACCTGAAAAATTACAATTGTCTTGTACATTATTAAGGATTATGTTCCCTTATATTTTATTTATTTCTTTATCATCATTATGTTCGTCTGTTTTGAATAGTTATAATTGTTTTTTTATTCCCTCTTTTTCTCCTAGTCTTTTAAACATTAGTATTATATTATTTTCATTTTTTTTTAATACTTATTTTGAACCTTCTATCATTGCTTTGGCATGGTCTGTTGTTATAGGTGGAATTTTTCAGCTATTTTATCAATTTCCATATTTATATAAAATAAACATGTTGGTTTTTCCTAACATTAGTTTTAAAAATATTGGTCTTTTAAAAGTTTTAAGGAAAATGGGACCTGCTTTTTTAGGTTCTTGTGCTAATCAAATTTCTTTAATCTTGAATACTATTTTTAGTTCTTTGTTGAATTCTGGTTCAATATCTTGGCTGTATTATGCTGATAGACTAATTGAGTTTCCAATAGGTATTATAGGGGTGTCTTTAAGTACAATTTTATTTACATATTTTTCTAGTAGTTATTCAAATAATAATAAATCAGAATACAAAAAATTGCTTAATTGGGGAATTCGTTTAGGTTTGATTTTGTCTTTACCCATTTCTGTTATATTATTTATATTTTCAAAACCATTAGTTATTATTTTATTTCAATACGGAAAATTTACAGATTTCGATGTTTTAATGACGCAGAAAGCACTGGAATTATATTCTTTTGGTTTAGTATCTTTTATCTTAGTTAAGATTTTAGTTTCATCTTTTTATGCTTATCAAGAAGTAAGTGTTCCAATGCGAATTTCAATTTTAACATTGTTTTTAACACAATTAATGAATCCATGTTTAATTTTTTACTTTCAACATTCAGGTCTTGCTTTATCTTGTAGTATAGCTAGTTGGATCAACTTTTTTTTGCTTTATCGAAAATTATACCAAAAAAAAATAGTTGATTTTAAATTAAATGATTTTATTTTTATTTGTCGTTTATTAGTTGCAATATTAGTTATGACATTTTTTTTAATTTTTATGCTATATTTTATTCCTTCTTGGAAGGTTGGTTCATTTTTTGATAAAATAATGCGTTTATTTACTATTTTATTAATTTCTGGAATAGTATATTTAATTACTTTATATTTTTTAGGAATACGTTTGTTACATTATTCCCATAAGTTATTTCAAAAAAATTAA
- the pyrC gene encoding dihydroorotase, whose amino-acid sequence MSKLLKKITIIKPDDWHVHLRDNEILKKVSQYTGKFYKRAIIMPNLDQPITNCFRSISYRRRILNSMKSNTQFQPLMICYLTEKTSPKELKQGFSEKIFVGAKLYPNYSTTNSKYGVKNIKDIYHLLKIMEKIKMPLLIHGEEIDPNIDIYDREAKFIENTLKPLRKKFPELKIILEHVTTEEAVSYIEESDSIYLAGTITPHHLMLNRNNMFINGIQPYLYCLPILKRKKHQIALRTVISSGSKHFFLGSDTAPHFHKNKIDVFGCAGIFNAPSSLLCYVSVFEKMNSLKHLQSFCSENGPNFYNMPINKETITLVKKPHKILKKIDIGNNVIVPFLAGEKLDWSIET is encoded by the coding sequence ATGTCTAAACTTTTAAAAAAAATCACAATTATAAAACCTGATGATTGGCATGTTCACTTAAGAGATAATGAGATTTTAAAAAAAGTTTCTCAATATACTGGAAAATTTTATAAACGTGCAATAATTATGCCTAATCTCGATCAACCTATTACAAATTGTTTTAGATCAATTTCCTACCGTCGTAGAATTTTAAATTCCATGAAATCAAATACTCAATTTCAACCATTAATGATCTGTTATTTAACAGAAAAAACTTCTCCTAAAGAATTAAAACAGGGTTTTTCTGAAAAAATATTTGTAGGAGCAAAATTATATCCCAACTATTCTACAACTAATTCAAAATACGGTGTAAAAAATATTAAGGATATCTATCATCTTTTAAAGATTATGGAAAAAATAAAAATGCCATTGCTTATTCATGGAGAAGAAATAGATCCAAATATTGATATATATGATAGAGAGGCAAAATTTATTGAAAATACGTTAAAACCCTTACGTAAGAAATTTCCAGAATTAAAAATAATACTAGAACATGTTACCACAGAAGAAGCAGTATCTTATATTGAAGAATCTGATTCTATATATTTAGCTGGTACTATTACACCACATCATTTAATGCTAAATCGAAATAATATGTTTATTAATGGAATTCAACCATATCTTTATTGTTTACCTATTTTAAAAAGAAAAAAACACCAGATAGCTTTAAGAACTGTAATATCAAGTGGTAGTAAACATTTTTTTTTAGGAAGTGATACAGCTCCACACTTTCATAAAAATAAAATTGATGTTTTTGGTTGTGCAGGTATATTTAATGCTCCATCTTCTTTATTATGTTACGTTAGCGTTTTTGAAAAAATGAATTCGTTAAAACATTTACAATCTTTTTGTTCTGAAAATGGACCTAATTTTTATAATATGCCAATTAATAAAGAAACTATTACACTTGTGAAAAAACCTCATAAGATTTTAAAAAAAATTGATATTGGAAATAATGTTATTGTTCCTTTTTTGGCTGGAGAAAAATTAGATTGGTCTATTGAAACATAA
- the flgN gene encoding flagellar export chaperone FlgN → MKELINLVKEMQENLISLENLMNQEYNLLSKSKTNIEKIELIIEKKEFFLRKIASLKEKKLFLEKKYSIFPPYFQFNELNQCWNEFFSKCCLLKKKNIKNKMILNQKFYLNQRFLNIFQTYRSNKNNTTYDIDGNLEN, encoded by the coding sequence ATGAAAGAATTAATTAATTTAGTTAAAGAGATGCAAGAAAATCTTATTTCTCTAGAAAATTTAATGAACCAAGAATATAATCTTTTGTCAAAATCTAAAACTAATATAGAAAAAATAGAGTTAATTATAGAAAAAAAAGAGTTTTTTTTAAGGAAAATCGCATCTTTAAAAGAAAAAAAGTTATTCCTTGAAAAGAAATACAGTATTTTTCCACCCTATTTTCAATTTAATGAATTAAATCAATGTTGGAATGAATTTTTTTCTAAATGTTGTTTACTGAAGAAAAAAAATATAAAAAATAAAATGATTTTAAATCAAAAATTTTATCTAAATCAACGTTTTTTAAATATTTTTCAAACATATAGATCAAATAAAAATAATACTACATATGATATTGATGGTAATTTAGAAAATTAA
- the flgA gene encoding flagellar basal body P-ring formation chaperone FlgA, with protein sequence MKLMKIFFCLFIFFLFFQSFKANAYNLSDQLNDFFKKEYTLKTKNIKTIIHTPLKKKIFCKKPIFSLVNNNHDFGIVDVILICGAQHQYLQVELQVEGEYIIAKKKIPRGTRIRERDLKKMVGRLDTLPRNTYLNKKDVINRVNLRDIFPFQPITSFMTRPYWLVKINQQVTVKMKGIDFEVVFLGKALSNGVKKQKIRVQIKNGKVLTGMIDENGEVIVFL encoded by the coding sequence ATGAAACTAATGAAAATATTTTTTTGTTTGTTTATATTTTTTTTATTTTTTCAGTCTTTTAAAGCTAACGCGTATAATTTAAGTGATCAATTAAACGATTTTTTTAAAAAAGAATATACTCTTAAAACAAAAAATATAAAAACAATAATACATACTCCACTAAAAAAAAAAATATTTTGTAAAAAACCTATTTTTTCATTGGTAAATAATAATCACGATTTTGGAATAGTTGATGTTATTTTAATTTGTGGAGCTCAACATCAATATTTACAAGTTGAATTACAAGTAGAAGGAGAATATATTATAGCTAAAAAAAAAATACCTAGAGGTACAAGAATAAGAGAAAGAGATTTAAAAAAAATGGTAGGACGTTTAGATACGTTGCCTCGTAATACATATCTTAATAAAAAAGATGTTATTAATAGAGTTAATTTACGTGATATTTTTCCCTTTCAACCTATTACCTCTTTTATGACTCGCCCCTATTGGTTAGTTAAAATCAATCAACAAGTTACTGTAAAGATGAAAGGAATTGATTTTGAAGTTGTTTTTTTAGGAAAAGCTTTAAGTAACGGGGTGAAAAAACAGAAGATACGTGTACAAATAAAAAACGGTAAAGTTTTAACTGGTATGATTGATGAAAATGGTGAAGTCATAGTTTTTTTATAA
- the flgB gene encoding flagellar basal body rod protein FlgB yields the protein MFNKINKMLDFNQNLLNFYAKREEILSSNIANADTPNYKAIDISFKDEIKKIIKKNNSGITLKKTSSHHLNPKKNNFFGFEIKPIVNKEVSSNGNTVDMNRERIEFIKNTLKYEENLVFIKNEIKNIMNVLKG from the coding sequence ATGTTTAATAAAATAAATAAAATGCTTGATTTTAATCAAAATTTATTAAATTTTTATGCTAAAAGAGAAGAAATTTTATCATCAAATATAGCAAATGCAGATACACCAAACTATAAAGCAATAGATATCAGTTTCAAAGATGAAATTAAAAAGATAATCAAAAAAAATAATTCTGGTATTACATTAAAAAAAACCTCATCACATCATTTAAATCCAAAAAAAAATAATTTTTTTGGATTTGAAATTAAACCTATAGTAAACAAAGAAGTCTCATCAAACGGCAACACAGTAGATATGAATCGCGAAAGAATAGAATTTATAAAAAACACCTTAAAATATGAAGAAAATTTAGTTTTCATAAAAAATGAAATTAAAAATATAATGAATGTATTAAAAGGATAA
- the flgC gene encoding flagellar basal body rod protein FlgC, translated as MSLLNILNIAGSAMTAQSKKINVIASNLANAESIVCKDGKFYPYIAKKVVFKLDSLKNSLIGGVKVFSIINDPNPMKLIYDPNNPLSNKKGYVLQTNVNPVTETVNHISASRSYQANVEVVKTAKSMIMKTLSIGE; from the coding sequence ATGTCTTTATTAAATATACTTAATATTGCCGGTTCAGCCATGACTGCTCAGTCAAAAAAAATAAATGTTATTGCTAGTAATTTAGCTAATGCAGAAAGTATAGTATGCAAAGATGGAAAATTTTATCCATATATTGCAAAAAAAGTTGTTTTTAAATTAGATTCATTAAAAAATTCTTTAATTGGTGGAGTAAAAGTTTTTTCTATAATAAATGATCCCAACCCAATGAAATTAATATACGATCCAAATAATCCCTTATCTAATAAAAAAGGATATGTTTTACAAACTAATGTTAATCCAGTTACAGAAACTGTAAATCATATTTCAGCTTCGAGAAGTTATCAAGCTAATGTAGAAGTAGTAAAAACTGCAAAATCTATGATAATGAAAACGTTGTCAATTGGAGAATAA
- a CDS encoding flagellar hook assembly protein FlgD: MNTVNINSSINNNIIENNNSNGLDLQKNFLSLLMAQIKNQDPTDPIKNTELTSQLAQINTATGIEKLNNTVGKFSNKINQSQNIQVSSLIGHHVMIPSSQIVHTKGIETEYGMELINDTTKVNIKITDDKGQIIYIKEMKNLKAGIYTFIWDGKNLDEEEMKTAKYNVAVVAQNKNKEIPVQVLSKALVNSIITSSIDPIIDLGAMGTITLSKIRKILK; this comes from the coding sequence ATGAATACTGTAAATATTAATTCTTCTATAAATAACAATATTATTGAAAATAATAATTCTAATGGACTAGATTTACAAAAAAACTTTCTAAGTTTATTAATGGCACAAATTAAAAATCAAGATCCTACAGATCCTATTAAAAATACTGAATTAACATCACAATTAGCTCAAATTAACACAGCGACTGGAATTGAAAAATTAAATAATACTGTTGGAAAGTTTTCTAATAAAATTAATCAAAGCCAAAATATACAAGTCTCTTCATTAATTGGACATCATGTAATGATACCTAGTTCTCAAATTGTACATACTAAAGGTATCGAAACAGAATATGGAATGGAATTAATTAATGATACAACAAAAGTAAATATAAAAATAACAGACGATAAAGGACAAATTATATACATTAAAGAAATGAAAAACTTAAAAGCTGGTATATATACTTTTATATGGGACGGTAAAAATTTAGATGAAGAAGAAATGAAAACTGCAAAATATAATGTTGCTGTTGTAGCTCAAAACAAGAATAAAGAAATTCCTGTACAAGTTTTAAGCAAAGCTTTAGTAAATAGTATTATTACTTCCTCAATCGATCCAATTATTGATTTAGGAGCAATGGGCACTATAACATTATCAAAGATTCGTAAAATTCTTAAATAA
- a CDS encoding flagellar hook protein FlgE → MSIIEAINGLMINNDYIDIVSNNIANASTIGFKSSTPSFFDIVSHSFYSNQTIKSGVGISNLVQNFSDGVLVQTDRDLDLGIVRDGFFRVLDSKGYVHYTRNGHFLLDKNKNIVNAQGMYLTGQNQFDLKNDLNNVSNLEPINLRKSDLLRAKATNEIKLKANLIRDINSTNDITGTNDNISNTETHNITIYDENKNPQELNISFNRIDNNQWKLNIKLSDKKIPVDEIINNNFILKFDSEGKLISNSSLQIKSKNSKNIVLDGITLNIECALKKSETDTASIELSQNGYSEGSLEHFEILNNGEIIGQYTNEQEQKIGQIFLSKFINPEKLKPESGSIWSATNEAGKEKIGAAGDRGFGILYTKSLEASNVDLNKELINMIVAQRNYQSSAQAFKTEDKIINTLVNLK, encoded by the coding sequence ATGTCAATTATAGAAGCTATCAATGGATTAATGATTAATAATGATTATATAGATATTGTCTCGAATAATATAGCAAATGCTTCTACTATTGGATTTAAATCTAGTACTCCTTCATTTTTTGACATAGTTTCTCACTCATTTTATTCTAATCAAACAATTAAATCTGGTGTTGGAATTTCAAATTTAGTTCAAAACTTTAGTGATGGAGTATTAGTTCAAACAGACAGAGATTTAGATTTAGGCATTGTAAGAGATGGTTTTTTTCGAGTTTTAGATTCTAAAGGTTATGTACATTATACAAGAAATGGTCATTTTTTACTTGATAAAAATAAAAATATTGTTAATGCACAAGGGATGTACTTAACTGGTCAAAATCAATTTGATTTAAAAAATGATTTAAATAATGTATCTAATCTCGAACCTATCAATTTAAGAAAATCTGATTTATTAAGAGCAAAAGCAACAAATGAAATTAAGTTAAAAGCTAATTTAATAAGAGATATTAATTCTACAAATGATATAACTGGAACTAATGATAATATCTCTAATACAGAAACACATAACATCACTATTTATGATGAAAATAAAAACCCTCAAGAATTAAATATTTCTTTTAATAGAATTGATAATAATCAATGGAAATTAAATATAAAATTAAGTGATAAAAAAATTCCAGTTGATGAAATCATTAATAATAATTTTATTTTAAAATTTGATTCTGAAGGTAAATTAATATCTAACTCTTCTTTGCAGATTAAATCAAAAAATTCTAAAAATATTGTTTTAGATGGAATCACATTAAATATAGAATGCGCTCTTAAAAAATCAGAAACCGATACTGCTTCAATAGAATTATCTCAAAATGGATATTCAGAAGGTTCTTTAGAACATTTTGAAATTTTAAATAATGGTGAAATTATTGGACAGTACACAAACGAACAGGAACAAAAAATAGGGCAAATATTTTTATCAAAATTTATCAATCCAGAAAAGTTAAAACCTGAAAGTGGTAGTATTTGGTCAGCAACAAATGAAGCTGGAAAGGAAAAAATAGGAGCAGCTGGAGACCGGGGTTTTGGTATATTGTACACAAAATCTTTAGAAGCATCAAATGTTGATTTAAATAAAGAACTGATTAATATGATTGTTGCACAACGTAACTATCAATCTAGTGCTCAAGCTTTTAAAACAGAAGACAAAATAATTAATACATTAGTTAATTTAAAATAA
- the flgF gene encoding flagellar basal-body rod protein FlgF: MEKAIYESMNAAITLLDKQAVISNNLANISTVGFKESFNLFIKDKNVQNLYKTYNQNVKEYYNSYPGTLIHTQRKLDLVVKDNGWLAIKDINGQEAYTKNGHIKINQEGKLTVQNYEVIGNHGNIKIPNNINLKILSNGIIKKIKKTKDSIIESTIGSLKLVRLPNNNLIQKENGLFYLKENNLNQYKNILHDSSVRIQSEMLEASNVNPTKNMIDMISNARQFEMNMKIISMCDQNTEYANQLFNINN, encoded by the coding sequence ATGGAAAAAGCAATATATGAATCTATGAATGCTGCTATTACATTGTTAGACAAACAAGCAGTGATTTCAAATAATTTAGCAAATATATCTACAGTGGGTTTTAAAGAATCGTTTAATCTTTTTATAAAAGATAAAAATGTTCAAAATTTATATAAAACATACAATCAAAATGTAAAAGAATATTATAATTCATATCCTGGAACTTTAATTCATACTCAAAGAAAGTTAGATTTAGTTGTTAAAGATAATGGTTGGCTGGCGATAAAAGATATAAATGGTCAAGAAGCATATACAAAAAATGGTCATATAAAAATAAATCAAGAAGGAAAACTTACTGTTCAAAATTATGAAGTGATAGGAAATCATGGAAATATAAAAATACCAAATAATATCAATTTAAAAATTTTATCTAATGGTATAATTAAAAAAATCAAGAAAACCAAAGATAGTATTATCGAATCAACAATAGGTTCATTAAAGTTAGTACGACTACCAAATAACAATCTTATACAAAAAGAAAATGGTTTGTTTTATCTTAAAGAAAACAATTTAAATCAATATAAAAATATTCTTCATGATAGCAGTGTACGCATACAATCAGAAATGTTAGAAGCAAGTAATGTAAATCCAACAAAAAACATGATTGATATGATTTCAAATGCTAGACAATTTGAAATGAATATGAAAATTATATCTATGTGTGATCAAAATACAGAATATGCAAATCAATTATTTAATATTAACAATTAA
- the flgG gene encoding flagellar basal-body rod protein FlgG, with amino-acid sequence MIPSLWISKTGLDAQQINMNVISNNLANVSTNGFKRSRAVFEDLMYQTMRQAGTNSSIDTTLPSGLQLGTGVRPVATEKIYSQGNLSKTDSSKDVAINGPGFFQVQLPDGNMAYTRDGSFQLDQNGQLVTNSGFPIIPEINIPPNSININIARDGIVSVTIQGQTQPISIGQLNLINFVNHSGLESLGENLYQETQASGSPIDTTPGLNGTGLLYQGYVETSNVNVAEELVNMIQTQRAYEINSKSINTSDQMLQKLSQL; translated from the coding sequence ATGATTCCTTCTTTATGGATTTCCAAAACAGGTCTTGATGCTCAACAAATAAATATGAATGTTATTTCTAATAATTTAGCAAATGTAAGTACAAACGGATTTAAACGTTCTAGAGCAGTATTTGAAGATTTGATGTATCAAACAATGCGACAAGCAGGCACAAATTCATCAATTGATACTACTTTACCGTCTGGATTACAATTAGGTACAGGAGTTAGACCGGTAGCAACTGAAAAAATTTATAGTCAAGGAAATCTTTCTAAGACTGACTCTTCAAAAGACGTAGCTATTAATGGACCTGGATTTTTTCAAGTACAACTACCAGATGGTAATATGGCATATACTAGAGATGGGTCCTTTCAATTAGATCAAAATGGTCAATTAGTAACTAATAGCGGTTTTCCTATCATTCCTGAAATCAATATTCCACCTAATTCAATCAATATTAATATAGCAAGAGATGGTATTGTTAGTGTAACTATACAAGGACAGACGCAACCGATTTCTATTGGTCAATTAAACTTAATTAATTTTGTCAATCATTCTGGACTAGAAAGCTTAGGAGAAAATTTATATCAAGAAACACAAGCATCTGGAAGTCCTATCGATACTACACCTGGTTTGAACGGTACAGGTTTGTTATATCAAGGATATGTTGAAACTTCTAATGTTAATGTTGCTGAAGAACTAGTAAATATGATTCAAACACAACGTGCATATGAAATTAATAGTAAATCTATAAATACTTCAGATCAAATGTTACAAAAATTATCTCAACTATAA
- a CDS encoding flagellar basal body L-ring protein FlgH — protein MVKLFSYKIKYYLTAFFIIMIQSCASVENKPLVGGITTAVAPNIIPKIKNGSLFQEKIPINYGYQPLFEDHRSHNIGDIITVVLQENISASNSSSSNLTRDGTANVGVTVTPGKLNPVLGFDINDNKTGIDSIGKNDFSGKGSNSAKNTFTGLITVTVQNVLPNGNLKVIGEKQVAINQGTEFIRFSGVINPNDINKNNLVASTQVADTRIEYVSNNRINDIQKMGWLQRFLLKISPI, from the coding sequence GTGGTAAAATTATTTAGTTATAAAATTAAATATTATTTGACTGCTTTTTTTATAATAATGATTCAAAGTTGTGCTTCTGTTGAAAATAAACCTTTAGTTGGTGGTATTACAACTGCTGTAGCACCTAATATAATACCTAAAATTAAAAATGGTTCTTTGTTTCAAGAAAAAATACCTATAAATTATGGATATCAACCACTTTTTGAAGATCATAGATCTCATAATATAGGAGATATAATAACTGTTGTATTACAGGAAAATATAAGTGCTAGCAATAGTTCTTCTTCAAATTTAACTCGTGATGGAACAGCAAATGTAGGTGTAACAGTAACACCAGGGAAATTAAATCCTGTATTAGGATTTGATATTAATGATAACAAAACAGGAATAGATAGTATAGGAAAAAATGATTTTTCAGGAAAAGGAAGTAATTCAGCTAAAAATACATTTACTGGTCTTATTACTGTTACTGTTCAGAATGTTCTTCCAAACGGAAATTTAAAAGTAATTGGTGAAAAACAAGTTGCTATTAATCAGGGTACAGAATTCATTCGTTTTTCAGGTGTAATTAATCCTAATGATATAAATAAAAATAATTTAGTCGCTTCCACGCAAGTTGCTGATACACGCATTGAATACGTAAGTAACAATCGTATTAACGATATTCAAAAAATGGGGTGGTTACAGCGATTTTTATTAAAAATTTCACCTATTTAA
- a CDS encoding flagellar basal body P-ring protein FlgI, translated as MSKTISLLKFIICILISLCSFTYAEKIRDLTSVEGIRDNQLIGYGLIVGLDGTGDQSTQTPFTNQSLHNMLSQLGVTIPPDTNMHLKNVAAVIVTANLPPFSHTGEQIDVVVSSMGDAKSLKGGTLLMTPLKGTDNQIYAIAQGNILVSEKNNSQKKNNSIFSKQVNSGRINHGATIEREINTDFGKNKIINLQLNEEDFSIAQKISDMINIKYPDTATALNSKTVQLNTYANNTIQVHMLSNIQNIDISMPSQEAKVIVNPRTGSIVINQEVKLGTCIVSHGDLSILIEKKEEQNIDSSFLNTLIKNKKENFLENITNSNYINNNSFKNKSLNNIVRVLNSLGTKPDELISILQLMKNAGCLHAKLEIV; from the coding sequence ATGTCTAAGACAATATCGTTATTAAAATTTATTATTTGTATTTTAATAAGTTTATGTTCTTTTACATATGCTGAAAAAATACGTGATCTAACAAGTGTTGAAGGTATAAGAGACAATCAATTAATTGGTTATGGTTTAATAGTAGGTTTAGATGGAACAGGTGATCAATCAACACAAACTCCATTTACCAATCAATCATTACATAATATGTTATCTCAACTAGGTGTAACTATACCTCCTGATACCAACATGCATTTAAAAAACGTAGCTGCAGTTATAGTTACGGCAAACTTACCTCCTTTCAGCCATACAGGGGAACAAATAGACGTAGTAGTATCATCAATGGGTGATGCAAAAAGCCTTAAGGGAGGAACATTGCTAATGACTCCTCTAAAAGGTACCGATAATCAAATTTATGCTATTGCTCAAGGAAATATATTAGTATCTGAAAAAAATAATTCTCAAAAAAAAAATAATTCTATTTTTTCAAAACAAGTAAATTCAGGGAGAATTAATCATGGTGCAACAATTGAAAGAGAAATAAATACTGATTTCGGAAAGAATAAAATAATTAATCTACAATTAAATGAAGAAGACTTTAGTATAGCACAAAAAATAAGTGATATGATTAACATAAAATATCCAGATACAGCAACAGCTTTAAATTCTAAAACAGTACAATTAAATACGTATGCTAATAATACAATACAAGTTCATATGCTTTCTAATATTCAAAATATAGATATTTCTATGCCATCTCAAGAAGCTAAAGTTATAGTTAATCCTCGTACTGGATCCATTGTTATTAATCAAGAAGTAAAATTAGGAACATGCATTGTTTCTCATGGTGATTTATCTATATTAATAGAAAAAAAAGAAGAGCAAAACATTGATTCAAGTTTTTTAAATACGTTAATAAAGAATAAAAAAGAAAATTTTTTAGAAAATATAACTAATAGCAATTATATTAATAATAATTCTTTTAAAAATAAAAGTTTAAATAATATTGTTCGAGTGTTAAATTCTTTAGGAACTAAACCTGACGAATTGATATCTATTCTGCAATTAATGAAAAATGCTGGTTGTCTTCATGCTAAATTGGAAATTGTTTAA
- a CDS encoding rod-binding protein — protein sequence MKNDLSLFNITNYRAKFVNDLKYQVQNNPKKYQLEIAREVESLFIQILLKSMRNSLTQDNLLDSNQSRLYTEVYDQEISKEMTSKGIGLTKIILQQIQQKKSHK from the coding sequence ATGAAAAATGATTTATCTTTATTTAATATAACAAATTATAGAGCAAAATTTGTTAATGATTTAAAATATCAAGTACAAAATAATCCTAAAAAATATCAACTAGAAATAGCAAGAGAGGTAGAAAGTCTTTTTATTCAGATATTATTAAAAAGTATGAGAAATTCTTTAACACAAGATAATTTATTAGATAGTAATCAAAGTCGTCTTTATACAGAAGTTTATGACCAAGAAATTTCAAAAGAAATGACTAGTAAGGGTATAGGATTAACAAAAATTATTTTACAACAAATTCAACAAAAAAAATCACATAAATAA